ACTGCCGCCGTCTTGTACGCGTCGACCGAGCCGAGGCCCGTGTTCGCGTTCAGCACGCGAACCGCGACGTTGCTCCCGGCGGCCGGGAACACGTCCTCGAACACCAGGATCTTCTTCGAGCCGTTGCGGGCATAGCCCGTGAAGAGGATGGTGTAGTACTTGTTCGCCTCGAACGACAACGTCTGCTCCGTCAGCACGGCGGTGTTGCCCGCCGTGGAGAAGTTCACCGCGTCGGCGTTGAAGATCTTGAACTGCCGCGAGCCGGCCTTGAGGCCCTGATACAGCCCCTGGCCGACGCCGCGATACGCCACGTTCACGAAGGTCTGCGGCGTGAACTCGATGTAGTCCACGAAACGAACCGTCGTGTTCTGGGTATCCGGCAGCGCGTTGATGTACCGCACATACGCGAGCGGCGGCTTTGCAGCGGTGGCCGTGGGCTGCCCATCGTCCGTCGAGCATCCGACGGCCGCAATGGCAAGCGCGGCTACCAGCATTGGAACCTTGT
This region of Gemmatimonadaceae bacterium genomic DNA includes:
- a CDS encoding DUF4397 domain-containing protein, producing MRINKVPMLVAALAIAAVGCSTDDGQPTATAAKPPLAYVRYINALPDTQNTTVRFVDYIEFTPQTFVNVAYRGVGQGLYQGLKAGSRQFKIFNADAVNFSTAGNTAVLTEQTLSFEANKYYTILFTGYARNGSKKILVFEDVFPAAGSNVAVRVLNANTGLGSVDAYKTAAVGDAITGAPSIAAVGEQKFSGYITAAPGAFAIRTTKAGDATTILASGAAPAGTAGTTSTDPIGGATVAGTVMTAMVFPASVSGSMAATAAAPSVVYVVDKQPPRTTSP